A genome region from Chitinophagales bacterium includes the following:
- a CDS encoding deoxynucleoside kinase, with the protein MKYQYIAIEGVIGAGKTTIAKYLAEHFETKLLLEEFEDNPFLAKFYVEKEKYSFPLELAFLASRYHQVKNEIEKRDLFQDNIVSDFVLYKSLVFASINLKGDELDLYKKLFQIMFQQIPIPDLTIYIYHTIDSLRKNIIQRGRDYEMNIEDNYLEQLNANYLSYFKQLSQHRIVIINGNEYDIIEKPENSAKLLQLVNTEFPLGITYL; encoded by the coding sequence TTGAAATATCAGTATATAGCTATAGAAGGTGTCATAGGTGCTGGTAAAACTACTATTGCAAAGTACCTTGCAGAACACTTTGAGACAAAATTACTCCTAGAAGAGTTTGAAGACAACCCATTTCTAGCCAAGTTTTATGTAGAAAAAGAAAAATACAGTTTCCCGTTAGAACTTGCTTTTTTAGCTTCTCGTTACCATCAGGTAAAAAATGAAATTGAAAAAAGAGACTTGTTTCAAGATAATATTGTGAGTGATTTTGTGTTATATAAATCACTTGTCTTTGCATCCATAAATTTAAAAGGAGATGAACTTGACCTCTATAAAAAACTCTTTCAGATTATGTTTCAGCAAATTCCCATTCCAGATTTAACTATTTATATATATCACACGATAGATTCTTTGAGAAAAAACATTATTCAACGAGGACGTGATTATGAAATGAATATTGAAGATAACTATTTAGAGCAGCTTAATGCAAACTATTTATCTTATTTCAAACAATTGAGTCAGCATCGCATTGTTATTATAAATGGGAATGAATATGATATTATTGAAAAACCGGAAAATTCAGCTAAATTATTACAACTGGTCAATACTGAGTTTCCTCTAGGGATTACGTATTTATAA
- a CDS encoding ATP-binding protein produces the protein MKFAFLGPESTGKTSTAEEVARRLQGGLVPEVSREFLAEKGLNYSYEDILEIAKQQFTKEIEICDLNPYKVIICDTELITIEIWLEFLGYEVPNWISTFIHQSTYDKYFLFDIDIPWVSDGLRNNEHDRDSLLNQFKKKLNYYNKNWELVSGIGEVRILSVLQSIQDSIGSSEEE, from the coding sequence ATGAAATTTGCTTTTCTAGGTCCTGAATCTACAGGAAAGACTTCAACAGCAGAAGAAGTAGCAAGAAGGCTTCAGGGGGGGTTAGTACCTGAAGTTTCGAGAGAATTTTTAGCTGAAAAAGGATTGAATTATAGTTATGAGGATATTTTAGAAATAGCCAAACAACAATTCACAAAAGAAATAGAAATCTGCGATTTAAATCCTTATAAAGTCATCATTTGTGATACAGAATTAATTACGATTGAAATCTGGCTTGAATTCCTCGGTTACGAAGTGCCGAACTGGATTTCGACCTTTATTCACCAGTCCACTTATGATAAATATTTTCTATTCGATATTGATATTCCTTGGGTTTCAGACGGACTTAGGAATAATGAACATGATAGGGATTCGCTTCTAAATCAGTTTAAAAAGAAACTCAATTACTATAATAAAAATTGGGAATTAGTCAGTGGCATAGGAGAAGTTAGGATACTTTCTGTTCTTCAGTCTATTCAAGATTCGATTGGTAGTTCCGAGGAAGAATAA
- the aroF gene encoding 3-deoxy-7-phosphoheptulonate synthase, which yields MILHVQKKANIAALQDFYRAYSLEEKDHYVLITPSAVKEADESHKDDIIASYPMDSDIQLASRKYIYRTREIAFSNDLVIGGASNHTLMITGPCSVESEEQIDAVAQFCVSQGVKVLRAGCYKPRTSPYTFQGLGHKGLILLAKMRDKYGLKIITEVKDATHVEDVIEFTDIIQIGAKAMYDHGILRACSKIQKPIVLKRGFGSTLQEFVQSAEFILSGGNNNVALCERGIRTYETKTRFTLDLCGVAYLKEHTNLPVILDPSHAMGYAYGVPDLTRACVAMGVDGLLIETHPNPKDAKSDASQQLNFEEFSTLKNSLDKVANAVGRKIV from the coding sequence ATGATACTTCACGTACAGAAAAAAGCAAATATTGCCGCCTTACAAGATTTTTACAGAGCCTATTCTTTAGAAGAAAAGGACCATTATGTCTTGATAACGCCTTCTGCTGTCAAAGAGGCAGATGAAAGCCATAAAGATGATATCATAGCAAGCTATCCTATGGACTCTGATATCCAGCTAGCTAGTAGAAAATATATCTATCGTACTAGAGAAATAGCATTTAGTAATGATTTAGTTATAGGCGGTGCTTCGAATCATACGCTGATGATCACTGGTCCATGCAGCGTAGAGTCAGAAGAGCAGATCGATGCCGTAGCACAGTTTTGTGTTTCACAAGGCGTCAAGGTGTTGAGAGCTGGGTGCTATAAGCCACGCACTTCACCTTATACCTTTCAAGGATTAGGTCATAAGGGTTTGATTCTGCTGGCAAAAATGCGTGACAAGTATGGATTGAAGATAATTACAGAGGTCAAAGATGCGACCCATGTCGAGGATGTGATCGAGTTTACTGATATTATACAAATAGGCGCTAAAGCTATGTATGATCATGGGATTTTGCGCGCTTGTAGTAAAATTCAAAAACCTATTGTTTTAAAGAGAGGCTTTGGGTCTACTTTACAGGAATTTGTGCAGAGTGCTGAATTTATTCTTAGCGGTGGGAATAATAATGTAGCCTTGTGTGAGCGAGGCATAAGAACCTATGAAACCAAGACGAGATTTACCTTGGATCTTTGTGGTGTAGCTTATTTAAAAGAGCATACCAATCTTCCGGTTATATTAGACCCTAGTCATGCCATGGGCTATGCCTATGGTGTGCCTGATTTGACTAGAGCTTGTGTGGCTATGGGTGTCGATGGGCTGCTTATCGAAACACACCCAAATCCTAAAGATGCTAAGAGTGATGCTTCTCAGCAACTTAATTTTGAGGAATTCTCCACTTTGAAAAATTCACTAGATAAAGTAGCAAATGCCGTAGGAAGAAAAATAGTCTAG